TAAATCGCGAGCAGCGCAAGACATGCCCATAATATCCAGTCCCAGCGTCCCCCTGGCAAAAGGTCATCCACGACTCTATTGACTGCCAGCGGGAAGGCCAGTTCTAGCAGAGCTACGAAAATCGCGCAGCTAAAGTCCAGAATGAACAGCTTTTTGTAAGGCCTGTAATAGGCAAAGAAACGGCGAAGCATGGACTGAAGTCCTCCTTATAGCAACCATACAACATGATTGCTTTCTATTTCGTTTTGCTCAAGAGATACAGGAAGTACGGGGCACCAATGATGGCAACCAGAATACCTGCCGGAATCTCTGAAGGCTGCAAGATTACGCGTCCCAGCGTATCTGCAACAAGCACAAGCAATGATCCGACCAGTGCGGATGCAGGCAAAAGGAACTGATGTTTTGGTCCCACGAGACGACGTGCCAAATGTGGACCAATCAGACCCACAAAACCAATGCCGCCACTGACGGATACGCATGATCCGGCCAGTCCCACGGCTGCAGCCAGCAGGATCAGTCTTTCGCGTTCCACCGGAGCGCCGAGACCACTTGCTGTTTGGTCGCCAAGGTTCAGTACATTGAGCACACGGGCTTTATACAGAACAAGCGGCACAAGGACAATGAGAAACGGCAGCAACGCCGTTACGAATTTCCAGTTGGAACCCCAGATGCTACCTGCCATCCAGGTGGCCACAAATTGATACTTCTCTGGGCTAAGCCGAAGTGTTAGTACGATCATGGCTGAGCTGATTCCTGCCGCTACACCAATCCCTGTAAGCAACATGCGCGTAGGCATGAGACCTTCTCCCTTTTTGTAAGAGAGCACATAAATCAGAAATGCAGCAAAAGTTGCACCGATCAGGGCCAGGATTGGCAGCAAAAATACCGGAGCCGCCGTTGTTGTCGGGAAGAAGGAAACAAACAACATAACAACCAATCCGGCACCAGCGTTGATACCGAGAATCCCTGGATCAGCCAGAGGATTTCGGGATACCCCCTGCAGAATACAACCGGATAGCGCAAGTCCCGCACCGACCAGAACCGAAATGACGATACGCGGCAAACGGAATTCAAACAAGATCAGTTCCTGCTTAGCTGTCCCACCGCCAAACAGGGTCCGCATCACCTCAAGTGGAGAAAGCCGAGTGAACCCTGTATTCATACTGATAATAAAAGCTGTAATAATCAACGCACCAAGCACAATCATGACAATGGTGCTTTTTGTTCTCTTTTTGCGTTCTGCTCCAACCAAAGTTGAGGATTCCATCGTTACAGAGTCCTCCTTTCTTTACGCGCCAGATAGAGGAAGAAAGGTACCCCAATTAGGGCAACCAAGGCGCCAATTGGCGTCTCATATGGCGGGTTAATCATACGTGCAGCCAGATCCGCGAATACGAGCAGCAGACTGCCCATCACTGCAGAACATGGAATAATCCAGCGATAATCGACCCCAACTAATTTACGTGTGAGATGGGGAATGATGAGCCCTACAAAACCAACAGCACCCACCACGGATACGGCCGTACCTGCGAGGATTAGTACAACAATCAGACCAACCAGCTTGATCAGGCCAGTACGTTGACCCAACCCAACGGCGATATCTTCTCCCAAGCTAAGCAGCGTAATGGAACGGGAGATAATAATCCCTGCAATAAGCGCAGCTAAAACCCAAGGGAACATGACTTCCAACTGGGACCACTTCGTCCCGGCGACACCGCCAGCTGTCCAGAAAGCAAGGTCTTGTCCAATTTTGAAATACAGTGCAATCCCTTCACTGAGTGCTGAAAGCATCGCAGACACTGCCGCCCCCGCCAGAACCAGCCGGAGAGGTGTAAGTCCAGATTTGGACGCTGCACCGAAACCATAGACCAACAGAACCCCAAGTCCTGCACCAACGAAGGAGTACAGAATGATATACATATATGGCATGCCTGGGAAAAAGGCAAAGCAGACAGCGAGCGCAAATCCTGCGCCAGCATTCAATCCGAGCAAACCGGAATCTGCCAGCGGGTTACGGGTCATCCCCTGCATAATGGCACCGGCTACTGCGAAGCAGGCACCCACCATTGCTCCGCCAAGAATACGCGGTAACCGAATCTCCCATATAATCTGATGCGGAGTCAGTTCAGGATTAAAGTTAAAGATTGCCTCCCATACAACGCCCAGCTTGATATCTGCAGCCCCAAACGAAATGGACAGCGCCATACCCAGCGCGAGCAGCAGAATCCCCCCTGTCAGGATCAATGTGGCAGCCCAGGGACGAGTGTGTATTTTGGCTGTCGGTGATTCCGTAGGTTGACTTGCCGGTGAAACTTTCGAACTCATATGTCCCCACCCTTGTTATGAGTGATGTAGACAGATCCTATGTACATAACAATCACCTCTCTATTAATACATAACTGATATTGATTCTCATTCCCATAGATCATTGTATGTCAACTAGCTGTCTCTGGCAATGGACAAATGGGACAAGTTTATTGCATAAATGAATTTTTGTACTAAAAAAAGCTGCATGGAGTATAAGAACTCCAATGCAGCACCTTGGTTTTACATATGATTTAACGACTATGCACAGCAGTCAATGCTGCCAGCACATCCGGCACATCTGTAATAAGTCCCTTCACACCCATATCGATCAATTCCTGCATTTCGGCAGGATCATTCACCGTGAACGGGTGTGTTGCAATTCCCTGAGCCAACGCAGCAGCAACTTCTTCTCGTGTTACAGCAACCTTGTAGGGATGCAGAGCAGAAGCTTCCAGTTTGGCAGCATAATCATATGGGCGGTACAGCTTTTCCATATATAAAATTGCTGTGCGAATTTCCGGGGCAAGACGTTTGCACCTCACTAACGAGGCATGATTAAAGCTGGATAGAATGACCTGTTGTTCCATGCCCCAATTCCGAATCGCTTGTATTAACTTTTCTTCCATTCCCTTATAACTAATAACACCATTTTTCAATTCCAGGTTAAGTAGAATGTCTTTCCCACGAACCAAATCAAATAATTCATCCAAAGATGGAATACGTTCTCCAGCAAAATCGGCATGGAACCAAGCACCTGCGTCTAGAGTACGTAATTCTTCAACTGATTTATCCTTGACCCAGCCTTCTGCTCCGGCAGTACGACTTAACGTCTCATCATGTATCAATACCAGGCTACCATCACTGGAAAGCTGGACATCCGTTTCAATGCCTGTCGCTCCAAGCTGCAAGCTGCGTTCAAACGCCACCATCGTATTCTCGGGGCATACGGCAGATGCTCCCCTATGGGCGATATTTTCAATTCTTTTCATTCCAGCGCCTCCTGAGTTCAACATTAACTCTATGATTCTCACTATAAACGCAGTTTGTCATACCTGTATTAACAGAGCGTTTAATTGTATGCTCCGTCCGCGTATAGGGCAACATCTTGGAGGGCTGGGGATTCACTCATTTTGTGAACTCAATCTGTAAAGCAGACATAATATAGTATCAGTCATAGACAACTGCACTCCGCTGTAAGGAGGTCGCCCATTGAAACCCCTAACGAAGAACAGATCTGTATCTCCCAAATCTTCCTCCAAAAAAGCTCCCTTGCCCAGAATTTCTGCCAAAAGCAGATCCGGCAAACCCAGCAGTAAAACTAGAACGCCCCCCAGACCACGCCAATACATGAAAAAGGCATCCGTTCGAGGGCTGTCTGTTCCCGACAAAACAAGTAATCAATCATCCGTTCTGGATGAACAGAGTCAACTGGATAAGTTGGCTTTTATCGCTGCCATCCTTGCTCTTATTGCAGCCGCAATTGGACTATACATTGCATGGAGAACACTCAGTTTGCCGGGTGATACTGAGGTAACGGTCTAACTCCCCTTGCCCACTCTGTCTCTCTTTTCTATAGAGGCGGAGTTCTTTTTTTTGCAGACAGAAAAAAACCGTTCCCCTGAGACGCCGACCGTACCGGCGCCTCTTTGGAAAGGCCATTTCTTCATCGGGCGTTGCCCCGGCGATTATGTCACCGTCCCGGAATGGCTGCTCGAATTACAGAACGAATGTACGAGAGATGATAACGAGCAGGATGAACAACACCAGAATCGCGCCTGTTGATGTCCATGCTCCACCACCAAAGCCGCCGTATCCGTAACCGTATCCTGTGCCTTTGATTTCGCTCATGAGTGACACTCCCCTCTTTTAAGAAAGTACACTATAGACTATGTTTGGGGAGGGAACTTGCTTGGGCACATCGGAAAGTTTTCCGCTGGAGCGGGTAGTTATTTATCCTGAAGCTGTGACCACTTCTGGGTCAACTGTGCCGGAATATAGGATGACATCCGATTCAATAGTTCAGCCGGATCAGATTCCAGACTCCATAGACTGAGATGTGATGTATTGGAAAATCCTTCATGCACGCTATGCTCAACCATTTTCATCAACGGCTCGTAATATCCGTTTACATTTAACAAACCAACGGGTTTACGATGAATGCCAATTTGTGCCCAGCAAAGAACCTCAAATAGTTCTTCAAATGTACCCATACCACCAGGAAGAGCCACAAATCCGTCGGACAGCTCGGCCATCGTTGCCTTGCGTTCATGCATCGTTCCCACTTCAATCAGCTGCGTAAGACCTCCATGTACGACCTCTCCCCGGAACAAGCCAGTCGGCATGACACCAATTACTTCTCCACCCTGCTCCAGAGCAGCATCCGCGACTGCACCCATTAATCCCATACATGACCCTCCATAGACGAGTGCGTACCCGCTATCGGCGATCTGTTTACCCAATTTAATAGCCTGCTGTGTGTAATCGGGGTGATTTCCCGGGTTGGAGCCTGCAAAAACACATATACGTTTCAATGGGTTTCACTCCTTCTCATGATCTATTTCATTAGTGTATAACATGAATGTAAATACTATGTTACATCACTCATCATACTCAAGTGAATAAAAAAAACACCCGACCGTTTGCAGCCGGTCGGGCTCCCATAATTAGTACACATCATTTAGAAGGGGTTGTTACTGTTTACTATAAAGGCCAAACATTAAATCCATATGATCTTTGCATGAAATGAATATTAAATATCAACCGACTTATCGTATTCCACGCCGTGAGCGCACCACAAACATATGCTTGTCCTTACGAAGAATCCGGCCGTCTGCAAGCTCAACCTGATCATCATCATGCCGTATAATCGTTGTGGATAATGCTACAATTTTGGCCCGACGCCAAATCATAACCTGTGATTTGAAATAGATGGCATTTTCAAATTGTACGGCCTTTTTCATCACATATCCAACCTTATGCACCTCGGATCGCGCTTTTTTCAAGGGAAGGCTCTCTTCAGGCAGAGGCCGGATCATTGCAATATTGTCGAACGATACCTTGATCCGCTTGGGTCCGATTCGTACACAATCCGCTTCTTCATCCCACTCGACCAGCGTTCCTTTCAGTGGCTCTCGTATGCCGGTTGCACGATATACGGCTACTTTCCGTCCTACCCAATGTCGCAATGCCATCGCCCCCCGTTTGTCTAGTTTTCCGGTATCGTCCAATCAATCGGTTCAATACCTTTGGAGGTCAAAAATTCATTGGCTTTGGAAAAAGGACGACTGCCAAGGAAGCCACGATGTGCTGCAAGCGGACTTGGATGCGTAGACTCCAACACCAGATGTTTATCCCGGTTAATGAATGCCCCTTTCTTCTGGGCATGACTGCCCCAAAGCATAAATACCATCGGTTCTGAACGTTCATTCAATGCCCGGATGACAGCGTCTGTAAACGTCTGCCAACCCAGTCCCTGATGGGAGTTAGGCTGTCCTTCCCGTACCGTCAGAACCGCATTAAGCAGCAGCACACCCTGCTCTGCCCAATGAACCAGCGATCCGTGATTCGGAATCGGCAGACCCAGATCCGCGTGAAGCTCCTTATATATATTTTTCAAAGAAGGAGGAACGCGCACCCCCGGTCTGACCGAGAAACTTAATCCCTGAGCCTGACCCGCTCCGTGATAAGGGTCCTGACCGATAATAACGGCCTTGACCTTATGATACGGGGTCAGTTTAAGAGCCGAGAACAAATCTTCCTTGGGTGGAAAGATGGTCTGTGTTTTGTACTCGGCGGCGAGTGCATAACGAATGTTGTTGAAATACTCGGCTTCGGTCTCTTCCTGAAGCACCGTGTCCCAATCGTTTCCAAACATATGTAAAGGCTCCTTTCCCTGATGAATACATATCCGTGCAGTCCACATAACGAACTGCCACCTGCGTGAGCCGTATCCTACGACTCATAGACTATCCACCATTTTAACATAACCGGGGACAGCAGACCAGAAGTGTACATCAGGGGATAGGGTTGCCTCTATAACTAACGTTACTTCAGACCGAGCATGGAATATCTATCGTTGTAAATTGATGCGCTCTGAATCTGAACAACAGAGTTAAAGCAATCCAGTACCTTGTTTATAGATAACTTAATCAGACTTGAACGGGTACGCCCTCATCTTTATTGACCAATAGAGTGCTTATTCTTCTGAGTCCCTCTTCAAGAACCGAACGCGGACATGCCAAGTTTAGACGGATACACCCGCCTCCATTAGCTACAAACATATGTCCATCTTCAAGTAATACCCCCGCTTGTTCAGCGAAAAATAAAGGCAGGTTTACATTTGCAGGGACGTATGCCGTAATATCAATCCATGCCAGATACGTAGCTTCCGGAATATGAAATACCGCCTGTGGCAGATAACGCTTCACATATTGATCCACAAAGGCAAAATTGTCATCAAGATACGTTTTCAACTGTTTCAGCCATTCGTCGCCATGTTCGTAAGCCGCTTGAGTCGCTGCAATGCTCAGCGGATTTTTGAACCCATAATGCCGTTTCTGCCAGATCGTTCGGAGTCCTTCATTTGCAATAATCACATTGGAGAACATTAGGCCCGCCATATTGAACGTTTTGCTTGGAGACATACAGGTAATGATTCGATCCGTATCCGGGAACAGCTTGGCAAGAGGCGTATGCTTCTTACCTGTACGCAGCAAGTCACAGTGAATTTCATCCGATATTACCCACACGTTATGGCTCAGACAGATCTCACCCACACGTTGTAACTCTTCTGTTGTCCATACGCGTCCAGACGGATTATGCGGATTGCAAAAAATACATAACGTAACTTGTTCATCACTGGCTTTGGCTTCAAAATCTGTAAAGTCTATTGAATAATGTCCCTGCTCGTTGATCAAATCTGAGCAAACTAGTTCAATATGATTATGCTCCGCAGCCGATTTAAAATAACCATAGGAGGGCGTCACAATCAGCACCTTCTCATTCGGTTTGCAAATATATTCAACTAATTCATATAGAGCAGGAATGATCCCATGTGATGTCTCCAGATGCTCCTTGGGAAAGGACCAGTCATAGTATCTGTTCATCCAGTTGGAGACAGCTTCGTAGTATGCCGGATCGAACACCTGGGAGTACCCCATAATTTTCCGGTCCAAACGCTCCTTAACTGCTTCCCGTATTTCGGGAGGTGTGGCAAACTCCATATCTCCAATCCACATGCGAATAAATTCTTCATCCTTAAATGGAAATTTCATATCTTCTGTTGCATTAAAAATATATTGACGGAAACCATCCGTATTCATGGCATTGGTTCCTGTGCGATCAATAATCTCATCGAAATCATACTTCATAGCCTTCTGCGCCTCTTTCTCTCTGTTCTCCATCCTGGGATGAGGTTCTGTTAGACACATTATTTCATGGCTTAGAAGTTACATCAAACGCAATAGAATCTATTCAGAAGAAACAAATCCATCTTAATGTTTCGTCATAATAGGTATTTTCATGAAAAAAGTGTTATATTTTTCGTATAGATTGATTTTACCAAGGGGTTTCACCTTTTCTCATATTCTTAAGAAACTTAACAGAAGGAGATCCGATATGAACACCATCAACAAAGAAGTGGGCAAGAAAATCCGTAATTTTCGCAAATGGAAAGGGTTAACGGTCCAGCAGCTGGCGGATCAGATTCACAAAAGTAAAGCTACTCTGTCCAAATATGAGAGCGGTGATATTACACTTGATGTGGTTACGCTGCATCAAATTGCTGATTCATTGAACATTCAGGTGGAGCAGCTGCTGTATATTGAACCCAAGCAAGCCTCTCCTCTTATGAATACGGTACCGTCCAGCTTTTTCAAAAATTCCACGCGGTTTTATTCGTATTTTTATGACGGGCGCAACAACAGCCTCATTCGTTGTGTCATTGACATGATGGCACAGTCGGACGC
This window of the Paenibacillus marchantiae genome carries:
- a CDS encoding FecCD family ABC transporter permease; translation: MESSTLVGAERKKRTKSTIVMIVLGALIITAFIISMNTGFTRLSPLEVMRTLFGGGTAKQELILFEFRLPRIVISVLVGAGLALSGCILQGVSRNPLADPGILGINAGAGLVVMLFVSFFPTTTAAPVFLLPILALIGATFAAFLIYVLSYKKGEGLMPTRMLLTGIGVAAGISSAMIVLTLRLSPEKYQFVATWMAGSIWGSNWKFVTALLPFLIVLVPLVLYKARVLNVLNLGDQTASGLGAPVERERLILLAAAVGLAGSCVSVSGGIGFVGLIGPHLARRLVGPKHQFLLPASALVGSLLVLVADTLGRVILQPSEIPAGILVAIIGAPYFLYLLSKTK
- a CDS encoding FecCD family ABC transporter permease gives rise to the protein MSSKVSPASQPTESPTAKIHTRPWAATLILTGGILLLALGMALSISFGAADIKLGVVWEAIFNFNPELTPHQIIWEIRLPRILGGAMVGACFAVAGAIMQGMTRNPLADSGLLGLNAGAGFALAVCFAFFPGMPYMYIILYSFVGAGLGVLLVYGFGAASKSGLTPLRLVLAGAAVSAMLSALSEGIALYFKIGQDLAFWTAGGVAGTKWSQLEVMFPWVLAALIAGIIISRSITLLSLGEDIAVGLGQRTGLIKLVGLIVVLILAGTAVSVVGAVGFVGLIIPHLTRKLVGVDYRWIIPCSAVMGSLLLVFADLAARMINPPYETPIGALVALIGVPFFLYLARKERRTL
- a CDS encoding glycerophosphodiester phosphodiesterase — encoded protein: MKRIENIAHRGASAVCPENTMVAFERSLQLGATGIETDVQLSSDGSLVLIHDETLSRTAGAEGWVKDKSVEELRTLDAGAWFHADFAGERIPSLDELFDLVRGKDILLNLELKNGVISYKGMEEKLIQAIRNWGMEQQVILSSFNHASLVRCKRLAPEIRTAILYMEKLYRPYDYAAKLEASALHPYKVAVTREEVAAALAQGIATHPFTVNDPAEMQELIDMGVKGLITDVPDVLAALTAVHSR
- a CDS encoding YjcZ family sporulation protein; this translates as MSEIKGTGYGYGYGGFGGGAWTSTGAILVLFILLVIISRTFVL
- a CDS encoding LOG family protein, coding for MKRICVFAGSNPGNHPDYTQQAIKLGKQIADSGYALVYGGSCMGLMGAVADAALEQGGEVIGVMPTGLFRGEVVHGGLTQLIEVGTMHERKATMAELSDGFVALPGGMGTFEELFEVLCWAQIGIHRKPVGLLNVNGYYEPLMKMVEHSVHEGFSNTSHLSLWSLESDPAELLNRMSSYIPAQLTQKWSQLQDK
- the ung gene encoding uracil-DNA glycosylase, with product MFGNDWDTVLQEETEAEYFNNIRYALAAEYKTQTIFPPKEDLFSALKLTPYHKVKAVIIGQDPYHGAGQAQGLSFSVRPGVRVPPSLKNIYKELHADLGLPIPNHGSLVHWAEQGVLLLNAVLTVREGQPNSHQGLGWQTFTDAVIRALNERSEPMVFMLWGSHAQKKGAFINRDKHLVLESTHPSPLAAHRGFLGSRPFSKANEFLTSKGIEPIDWTIPEN
- a CDS encoding MalY/PatB family protein, with the translated sequence MKYDFDEIIDRTGTNAMNTDGFRQYIFNATEDMKFPFKDEEFIRMWIGDMEFATPPEIREAVKERLDRKIMGYSQVFDPAYYEAVSNWMNRYYDWSFPKEHLETSHGIIPALYELVEYICKPNEKVLIVTPSYGYFKSAAEHNHIELVCSDLINEQGHYSIDFTDFEAKASDEQVTLCIFCNPHNPSGRVWTTEELQRVGEICLSHNVWVISDEIHCDLLRTGKKHTPLAKLFPDTDRIITCMSPSKTFNMAGLMFSNVIIANEGLRTIWQKRHYGFKNPLSIAATQAAYEHGDEWLKQLKTYLDDNFAFVDQYVKRYLPQAVFHIPEATYLAWIDITAYVPANVNLPLFFAEQAGVLLEDGHMFVANGGGCIRLNLACPRSVLEEGLRRISTLLVNKDEGVPVQV